From Candidatus Atelocyanobacterium thalassa isolate ALOHA, a single genomic window includes:
- the ctaD gene encoding cytochrome c oxidase subunit I, producing the protein MTTIIESTKTQHQQRKWTDYFTFCTDHKVIGIQYLVTSFLFYFIGGALAEVLRTELATPEPDFITPFLYNQVLTMHGTIMIFLWIVPAGAAFANYLIPLMIGTEDMAFPTLNALAFWLTPPGGILLLLSFFVDGGAAQAGWTSYPPLSLVSGIWGEEIWILSVLLIGTSSILGSINFLTTILKMRIKEMDLHSMPLFCWSMLATSTLILLSTPVLAAALVLLSFDLIAGTSFFNPAGGGDPVLYQHMFWFYSHPAVYIMILPFFGVISDVLPVHVRKPIFGYRAIAYSSLGISFLGLIVWAHHMFTSGIPGWLRMFFMAATMLIAIPTGIKVFGWCATIWGGKINLNTPFLFGFGFLTIFTLGGLTGVMLSAVPFDIHVHDTYFVVAHFHYVLFGGASMGLFAGFYHWFPKMTGRMFNEFLGKAHFLLLFIGLNVSFMPMHELGLLGMNRRIALYDIQFQPLNEIATIGAYILGLSTLPFVINIFLSLASGEKVSRNPWRAYTLEWQTSSPPAIENFDGKPVLWAGPYDYGLNSEEFDFEKVFGDTPTETSSNSK; encoded by the coding sequence ATGACAACCATCATCGAATCAACCAAAACACAACATCAACAAAGGAAATGGACCGATTACTTTACCTTTTGTACAGACCATAAGGTTATTGGAATTCAGTACCTAGTTACATCATTTCTTTTTTATTTCATAGGTGGAGCTCTTGCAGAGGTTCTTAGAACAGAATTAGCTACTCCTGAACCTGACTTTATAACTCCCTTCTTGTACAACCAAGTTTTAACTATGCATGGTACGATTATGATCTTTTTATGGATCGTACCAGCTGGGGCAGCTTTTGCTAATTATCTAATTCCCTTAATGATAGGGACTGAAGATATGGCTTTTCCTACGCTTAATGCATTAGCCTTTTGGTTAACACCACCAGGAGGTATTTTGTTACTATTAAGCTTTTTTGTTGACGGAGGAGCTGCACAAGCTGGATGGACTTCTTATCCACCTTTAAGCTTAGTTAGTGGAATATGGGGCGAAGAAATTTGGATCTTAAGTGTTCTTCTAATAGGAACTTCTTCAATTTTAGGATCTATAAATTTTCTAACTACTATATTAAAAATGCGAATCAAAGAAATGGATCTGCATAGCATGCCATTGTTTTGTTGGTCTATGCTAGCAACTTCGACTTTGATTTTATTATCTACTCCTGTGTTGGCTGCAGCATTGGTTCTTTTATCTTTTGATCTGATTGCTGGAACCAGCTTTTTTAACCCTGCAGGTGGCGGGGATCCGGTACTTTATCAACATATGTTTTGGTTCTATTCACATCCGGCAGTTTACATTATGATTTTGCCCTTTTTTGGAGTTATTTCTGATGTTTTACCTGTACATGTAAGAAAACCTATTTTTGGCTATCGAGCTATTGCTTATTCCAGTTTAGGAATTAGTTTTCTTGGTTTGATTGTTTGGGCTCACCACATGTTTACTAGTGGTATACCTGGATGGTTAAGGATGTTTTTCATGGCCGCTACAATGTTGATCGCTATTCCTACAGGCATTAAAGTATTTGGCTGGTGTGCAACAATTTGGGGAGGCAAAATAAACTTAAATACTCCTTTCCTTTTTGGATTTGGTTTTCTTACTATTTTTACGTTAGGTGGCTTGACCGGAGTAATGTTATCTGCAGTACCTTTTGACATTCACGTTCATGATACCTATTTTGTAGTAGCTCATTTCCATTATGTTCTTTTTGGAGGAGCATCTATGGGTTTATTTGCAGGCTTCTATCATTGGTTCCCAAAAATGACGGGAAGGATGTTCAATGAATTTCTTGGAAAAGCTCATTTTCTTTTATTATTCATAGGCTTGAATGTATCATTTATGCCTATGCATGAATTAGGACTATTAGGAATGAATCGTCGTATTGCATTATACGATATTCAATTTCAGCCTTTAAATGAAATTGCTACTATAGGAGCTTATATACTTGGTCTGTCAACCTTACCTTTCGTTATAAATATATTCCTAAGTTTAGCTAGTGGTGAAAAAGTTAGCCGAAATCCTTGGAGAGCATATACTTTAGAGTGGCAAACATCATCTCCTCCCGCAATTGAAAATTTTGATGGAAAACCTGTCCTATGGGCAGGACCGTACGA